A single genomic interval of Cydia strobilella chromosome 3, ilCydStro3.1, whole genome shotgun sequence harbors:
- the LOC134756266 gene encoding fork head domain-containing protein FD4-like — translation MPRPTRESYGDQKPPFSYIALTAMAIWSSPERMLPLSEIYRFITDRFPYYRRNTQRWQNSLRHNLSFNDCFVKVPRRPDRPGKGAYWTLHPQAFDMFENGSLLRRRKRFKLHKGEKDSLNAELAALASFNRAFLARQAGGPPPPPSMPSRGLYGPTVNLCSRLSPEPLEAPDTAALLPAGPRPRRAFTIDALLEPEPRRSPSPPPPLPMQPHCPLPLPPAPYLLAAQRYHAELLAGLQQSCLPPLWTWRDNNQFSHYTLNS, via the coding sequence ATGCCTCGACCCACACGTGAGTCCTACGGAGACCAAAAACCACCGTTCTCATACATAGCTCTGACCGCCATGGCCATCTGGAGTTCCCCAGAGCGCATGCTGCCGCTCTCAGAGATCTACCGGTTCATCACGGACCGCTTCCCATATTACCGGCGCAACACGCAGCGCTGGCAGAACTCGCTGCGGCACAACCTTTCCTTCAACGACTGCTTCGTGAAGGTGCCGCGCCGCCCGGACCGGCCCGGCAAAGGCGCTTACTGGACGCTGCATCCGCAGGCTTTCGACATGTTCGAGAATGGCTCGCTATTGAGGAGGCGCAAGCGGTTTAAGTTACATAAGGGAGAGAAGGACAGTTTGAATGCGGAGCTGGCAGCGCTGGCAAGTTTTAATCGGGCGTTTTTGGCGCGTCAGGCGGGCGGGCCGCCGCCACCACCGAGTATGCCGAGCAGAGGATTGTATGGCCCCACTGTGAACCTATGTTCGAGGTTGAGTCCCGAGCCGCTGGAAGCGCCGGATACGGCAGCGCTACTGCCGGCGGGGCCGCGGCCGCGGCGCGCGTTTACGATCGACGCGCTGCTAGAGCCGGAGCCGCGGCGCTCGCCATCACCACCGCCACCGCTACCAATGCAGCCGCACTGTCCGCTACCACTGCCACCCGCGCCTTACCTATTGGCGGCACAGCGTTACCACGCAGAGCTGCTGGCCGGGCTGCAGCAGTCTTGCCTGCCCCCGTTGTGGACGTGGCGAGACAATAACCAGTTTTCACATTATACGCTTAATTCATGA